A region of the Heptranchias perlo isolate sHepPer1 chromosome 25, sHepPer1.hap1, whole genome shotgun sequence genome:
aacaccggcatagaccagttgggccgaatggcctgtttctgtgctgtaaattcgatggaattctatgtaatttttgtCCTCGGGAGTTGTTGGCTGTTAATCCTCTAATAAAACCAaactacatcgagttacatcgaaactacagcacagaaacgggccatttggcccaactggtctatgccagtgtttatgctccacacgagcttcctccctccctacttcatctcaccctatcagcatatccttctattcctttctccctcatgtgtttatctagcttccccttaaattcctctatgctatttgcctcaactactccttgtagtggcACGTTCCACTCTTTGGGTATATAGGGGTTTCTCATGAATTCCCTACGCCCATGcagtggattaaaaaaaaatccagcaaagGTTCAACTCTCAaataaacaagaaaaaaaatttgAAACTGCTTTGATAAATTTCTTCATCTTTCACTATGCACGCACCAGCCGGGTAACATGTTCCACTGCACTGCCACCCTGTAACTAGATCAAGCTGTGTTTAACTTGGCTGTGCATTTATGGTCACAGAGTAATTGCAGAGGATATGCTTGCTTGGAGGACGAACAGACGTTAGGAGAATTAAAGTTGCCAACATGACTTTTGCCTCTAAAATAGCAACTACTAGAAAACCCTCAGTTCTTCCCTTTGAAAGTTGCAAGATCAGAAGAGACCAGAACAAAAAGACTAACCTTTCCATTGtcctttttaatattttaattgctttttttaaGTATGCCACTTGATTATTGGTAGGTTCCTTATTTGTTCAGTTTCAATTGTTTTACAAATATATTTGAGGCAATTAGGTGCAAATGTGATGCAAATTTTGCATGTGCAATGCTTTCACATGCAAGATGCAAGACTATTGTGTGTATAGCTATGGACATACAATGAAAGCAAAAGACaggaagaaaggagagaaagagagaaaaacaccaaacttgcatttatacagtgtctttcacatcctcgggaatccccaaagcacttcagaggcAACCAATTacctttggagtgtagtcacttgttttgTAAGCAACCAATTATGCACAGCaagaaaataaatgaccaggtggCATTGGtttagggatgaatgttggctaggacaccagaggaatcccctgctttttttttgaaaatagtgacatgggatcttttacatccacctgaaccggcagtttaatgtctcatctgaaagatggcaatgAAGTACTCAGAGTACCGCACTAAAGTAtcatcctagattatgtactcaactcactggaatggggtttgaacccataaccttctgactcaagaggtgagagtgctaccactgtgctAATATAGCACTAGATCgtggtgtgatggggaatgtgacAGTCAACTGTGACAGGCAAGTGATAAATTGTTATGGGCATCTTACTAGAGTGTCACCTACTGGTGTCACAGGGAAACATAAAAAGCGTGGACAACTTAACGTTGGAATCTTCACAGTAAATGTTTACATAGCAGTTTTCAATTGACTGCGTGGCCCATGTACcaattttaaaataatacaaGTTAATCTCTCTGATGCATACGGAGAGTCAAAAGCTAGTGTAATctgcaggtgaagcagggttggaAGGCGGAAGATAAAAATCAACCAGGACGCACAGAcataattcaatccccattttaaaaGCATACATTCTGTTCTTACGTTTATGTAATACTTAGATTTTACATTATTatttagttaaatagcaaaattcATAACaaattgggaagcagagaagtaaagTTGGTTGGAGAaaaggagtttctctgcagtacagactGAAGAGCTGGGAGATGCCAAGCACTACCATTATTGGTAAGACAGAATTAAAACATGACCAAGTTTAtataggtagtttccattataaacgcAGACATGGGAATTCATAATGGGAAACGGTGACACAAAAGTGAGACAAATGTTACAGAAAGTAAGGTTTTGTGAACAGGAAATGCACGCAGACATAAAATTATTATATATTTTTTGCCGGTTGGAATTATCACTGCACTTTAGCACAACACTAAACTAAATTGTGATTTTatgactgcatttttaaaaaaaacttatttttctCTTTATCCATTACAATGTTTATAACCAGATAATTAAGTGTGATAAAAATTACATAATTATAGATACGTCATTCATAGCTGTTTGAGAGAATAAACATTTTTATACCCTTAGAATTATAAACCTTTTTCACAATTCAAAAAAAGTCAGATGGACAGCATCAGAATACTGTACTACTGTATGGTATAACTTCCAAAATCAACCAATTTCCTCAAGAAGTTTTGGTATATTTTACACTACAGATAAATCAGTGTGGGCGAAGTATACTTAAGACAATCTATACTTACAGTATCAGGTGAAGCACTTAAGTGCAGTATAAAATATATTGGCGTACCAACCTATAGATTATTGTTTGCAGCCATTCTCGTTATTCAActgaatgtttaattttttttatttggcaCCAACAGAAGCAAAGCCTGTAAAATGAGATTCCTACTCCTCATACTGAGTGTCTACCTAATTCCAGTGCCTATGTTTTGTGGAGTTAAGCCTTTAGATGAACACTTCAACCCAAAGGCGACAGGCGAACCATTAAGGCCTCGAACCAATTTGGACAGTGAAGATCCCGACATTGAAAGTATGCAAATACAATTCCATAAAGATAATACCTTAACGCAAGATCTCCTTCcagaaggagaggaggaggacgactACCTGGATTTTGATAGACTGTTGGCAGAGGAGGATGATGACTACATTGATGAAATTGACGAGATAGAAAGCGCACCAGAAATCGACACGGAACTTGAACCTGCAGATCCCGCGGCCAAAAGAGCCAAACTACTTCAGCTATTCCACGGCAAAACCAGGATTCAACGCTTGAACACCGTCAACGCAAACTTTGCTTTTGGTCTTTATAGAAGCATCAGGAACGCTGTTGATCATTCTGATAACATACTGCTAGCTCCTGTCGGCATTTCAATCACCCTGGGCATGGTTTCTTTAGGCGCAAAACATGAAACCCATCAGCAGCTATTCCATGCACTTGGTTTTGCGGATTTTGTAAACGCAAGTGTAAAATACGACATAATGACCGTTCATAATCTCTTCCGCAGGCTTACCCACCGCCTCTTTCGCCATAACTTTGGTTACACTCTCCAGGCTGTTAATGGCCTGTTTGTACGGCAGGACACACAGATTCTAGGCAACTTCACACGAAATATGAAAACCTATTACTTTGTTGAGCCTCAGTCAGCCAATTTTTCCGACCCTATTTTGATCAGTAAAATAAACCAACGCATTTTGAAGCTCACCAAAGGACTGATTAAGGAAGCCTTAAAAACGATAGATCCACAGACTCTAATCATGATTCTGAACTGCTTGTACTTGAAAGGTAAATTCATTTAGTTATAAATTCAGCTAGCACATGGCTTCTCAATTCAAAGTGAAACTGTATCTTCACCTCATTGTACTTGGTGGTACAGTAGACTCCATTCATCATAATGCCAAAAATACTAACCCAACTTTTCATTCATATCTGCACAGTAATCTAATCATAATTTTTCTTAGTTAAATTCCAGTTTTTAAAGATACAAATATGCACAAGTACCACTGCGCTCACAATAAACCCATCCAAATCCTAATTTTactttgataaaaataattcccCGATCTGCATCAGGGAATATGCCCAATGATAATTTCTTGGTTTCCATATTGAGCCTCTCACTGATGCACCTTTGGCACACATCAGCACAGAAATAACAAATCTGAATATGATTTAAAATACCAGGAAATGCTTAAACTATTTTTTTCATATTAAACAGATCGGGAAAAGGAATATTTTATGTTGAAAGTACTCTTCCTCTCCTTTAAGTGGGGCTGACTGGAGCCAGTGTAGCCCATTGGCTAAGACCAATCCAACGCACAGCATTTCACTGCACTCCCAACTATCCAACCGCCCATTAACCAATAAAACAAACAAATCAACTGTCCTAAAGCAAAGGACAGATATTCCCAGTGCTTTGGTAGTTTGATTTCCCCAGTGAAAtgagcagccatgatctactgGAGTGGCAGAAcaagctggaggggctgaatggcctactcttgtattCCTAAGTCAGCCAATTGTTCAGGATTTCAAAAGGGGCAATAAAAGAGCTCTGAAACTGAGATGTTGCATGCAGTAGGTGGCACAATGCCATGAACTCTCTAAAAAGGAACAAAACTTTAAACTCGTAAAGTATGCTATTCCTGATTATCATGGTTCAATTATTAAGCATTTAATTGCCCATAAAAGCTAATCATATCACTCAGGCATTTTTATTAACATTACTTgtagaggaaacagatttaagctTTAAACTATATAATATTCAATTTTACATAGCTAACTTCTCTACAAACAATATGGAAATTGCAATGGTATTCTAAAATCTGAAACGCTGAGCTCAAACGTAAAGATGCTGCTAATGTAACATTCCTTCCAGGAAGTTGTCAGCTTTTTTCCTTTGTATTTTCCCCGGTCAAACAGGGACTTGGGAAACTAAATTTCCCACTGAAAAGACATACAAAGGTTCGTTCTGGCTGAACGAAAAGGAGACGGTGAAAGTGCCAATGATGCAAACAAAAGGAAACTTCCTGGCAGCTGCAGATCACGAGCTTGAATGCGACATTCTCCAGCTGCCGTACGTGGGGAACATCAGTATGCTGATCGTGGTGCCCCGGAAATTCTCTGGCATGAGGACCGTTGAAAAACAGCTGACGTCTGAGGTGGTGGTGAAGTGGTTAAACAGTATGACTAACAGGTACATTTTGTACGCTCAAACACGTACTGTTTACACTTTAGAGTCCCAAGAGAGATGAACTTCAGTAAAATAGAAAAAAAGTTGAGCACAGGCACACAAGACTGGGTAAAGTGCAATAGATTTAACAGTGATCGACAGCACACTCACTTCTACAAAGACCCCCTTTTATTAAGTGTATCTGCGCCCAATACAAATTAGGCTTGTAAAATTTATAGAAATTGTAATAAATTAGATCCAGTTCCATTACTTTCAGTAGAGAAttaattagggttagggttacagttAGAATGATGAGGTCCTACATCACAAGCTAAATAGTCTGAGAGGCACTATACGAGGGGTGCCAAAACTATGGCCCGTGAGTCCTGGCAACATGCGCCACGAAGcccatgcatcctgtggattttgCACCTACATTTCTTACTcgttggtttgtcctgtttgaattttatggatttggaaagggctgttcttaacGTTGTTTCCTAATTTTGGGAAATTTCAGGCAGAGCTTACTTTGGCAGAGCAGGACTTTTTGACCAAGGGAGCTAGTTAGAACATTTTATAACATTGTCACTTTAAATTGGTTAAGACAGGAGAAGGGCAGCGGAATTGCTTTTCATCAAGGAAATTAGGTTGTGCAGAATGCTGCTGAAGGCAGTTAATCCAATATTGTCACTAAAAGACAAAATCTAAGGAATGGCAGGGCATCACGTGCATTCCATTCACTGCAGTACGTATGGTCATAGTTGACGAAACACTGAACACCCAAAACTAGTGTTGCAAGACTATCAACGAAGGGAATAGGGCGATAGGGCATATAACTAGGACAATGCAAAACTAGAAATACAACAGTCACCTTACATAAGGccccatctagaatactgtgtccgaTTTTGGTCCTCTCACATAGCATGGGATATCAAGGCCCCCGGAGAAGGTCCAAAGGAGGCTAGCAAAATAACAGCTAGTCTTAGAGCTCTTAACCATCAGGAAAGGCTAAGGGAACGGAGGCTGTTTCACTGGAGAAACGTAGACTTCAAGGTGATATgattgagattttttaaaaaggatgaagggaatagattctgTTCAAGTGGATATATTATTTGAGCTAGATAAGGATGAATAGATTAGGGGCATCAGTATAAAATATGAAAACAGAGTTAAGTTAGATGCTAAGAAATAGTTCCAAGAGAGTCAATGACCTCAGAAACAGATTACCAAATGTACTATAAGTATGGTTTCACTAAAGTTCTTCAAAAGGAAGAGATGGATGAGTTCCGAAAGAGTCGCAGGCAGCTCAAGTTATAGAAGTTAGGTAAGGGGTCTCTATAAGTATTGATATCAATTATTGcggtctcctggagcttgcttgattgcctgCAGGAGTTAGAAGAATTTCCCCGAGTCTCTTCCTAAACCGGTctaaagcatttttttttgcttctcccaggagcaTGTGTGACATGAGGACTTGATGGTACATGTCGACTGTGCCATGTCTGAATGGAGTAGTTGATCTTTGCCGGTCTTTcttttagagagagagggaatgtgaacaTTTAATAAGACAGTTTTGTGACCAGACccgaataagatttttttttaaaaagggcgaGAGGAGCTGCAAGGCACACTCTCACAGGGGTCAGCTGGGCCTcattagtagcactcttgccttggagtcagaaagttgtgggttcaaacccaacttgagcacataatccaagccgacactccagtgcaacactgagggagtacttTACTGtctgaggtgtcatctttcagatgagacgttaaatcgaggtcctgtctgccctctcaggtagatgtaaaagatcctatggtctCGATTCCTAAGaataacaggggagttctccccagtgtcctggtcaacatttatccctcaaccaacattatctggtcattatctcattgctgtttgtgggaccttgctgtgcgcaaattggctgccacgttgcctacattacaacagtgattacacttcattgactgtaaagcgctttaggatgtcctgaggttgtgaaaggcactacgtaaatgcaagtctttctttcttctttctataaTTTGTCACTCACTGGCAATTTCATTCAAAGAAGCTacaagatggctggtgtgggaaataggaaAAAAATGCCACTCAGGGCTGGGCTTATGGCATTTGTTGGGGCAGAGGagaggagctttattctgcatctgttgttgtacctgacctgggagtgcttaatgCTGACACTGCGTGCTTGGAATAGGATTCGTTCCACCCCCAGCATTattatccctcaccttgatgagcagagAATAAAATGACAGCTAATACGAAAAGACTATAATCTCTAGAAATCACCTATACAAATATTGAATCAGATTTTTGTTTCTTTCTAAGGTGCCTTTTCAAATAACATTTAAGTAATCAAAATGCCATAAAAATCATAAGAaaggaaagacagacagacacactctGAAACTTGCTATAAAAACTGTGAACTGTGTTTCAATTTCGTTTAAAATCACTTTCAAAcataaatatttttcttttttttttaagaacaagaaaagttatgCTCCCCAGATTCAATCTGGTGAAACACTATGACCTGGTACCATACTTGAAGACTTTGGGATTGACATTATCTTTCGGAGGAGAAGCAGACTTTACTGGAATATCAACTCAGGAGAATCTGGGCATTAACCTGGTAATATTTCCCCTTGTGCACATGGACCACAAACACAAATGTACGGACTTAATAAAATGGCCACAGATGGCAGTAGCCTATAAGTCTTGCAGGAGTGCTGGGGTAATCAGATCGGAGCACTCATCAGATTAGGCTAGTCACACTCATCCGGGGAGGCAGTTTCATCAAGGAGGTGTTTTCCTCTCACATACCGGGCTAGAAAGCAATCATGTTAGGGCCTGCGAGTGGATGTAAACCAGCTCCCTTGGGGCAGGGATGGGCcttgtggatgaaggaaaagattTGCTTTTGTGGCGTTTGCAGTTTCAATACAACTTGTGTTTCTAGGTGAAAGGCAGGTAAGTTTTAAATAGATGAAGAGATTTACAAATTTAAGAAAGCTCTTGGCTCGAAAGTCAACAACTCAACCCCACAGCCTTAAAACCCACAATTGGAAAGATTGAAGTACTTCTGTCCAGGttttaaatacaagtttgttctgaTTAGAGTTGAGATAACTGATCACCCCATCCACAGTAATTAACATGATCATTTATGTTTCAATTCTTTCAGTTCAAACACCAAGGATCAATAACAGTGAATGAAGAAGGAACTACAGCAGCATCTGTGACAACAGTTGGGTTTATGCCCCTTTCCTCACAGAATGAATTTGCTGTCAAGAGACCCTTCTTATTTCTCATATATGAGCACCGTACGGAATGTCTGCTGTACATAGGTCGGGTGACAAACCCGCAGAACAACTAACGGCCGACGAAAGAAAATGGTAAAACTGCCAATAAATGGGCAAAGTTTTtcaaaaaaatgattttaaaataaaatcttataaACACAAATGTATAAGAATGCAACAACTGTAAGCAAATGAGCATTGCTGCATGGAAGGGGCTATGAAACCAAATTTTTAAAGAACATATTCTTATCCTTCAACTTTTTTCTCCAGAGGTTATATTTTCATCCGATCCATTCAACTACTACACCCAAGGGTGTCGGCTTGACCCAGTTACTTGAACTATCGCCTATACCTAACTTTTTAGGTTTAATCCCAACACTCGGGTTTCACTGTATAACGTAGACCGACAATACTTTGTAGAACGGAGGGAACACTGGGTTATTGGAGGTTCCGTCCTTTGACTAGGACAATTCTTCTGGTggtttgggtggatgtaaaagatcccatggcactacttgaagagcaGAGTGTTCTCCCGGTATCCTGCCCAATCAACAtggatcaaaaacagattaacatgTCAATCACTGCATTGCTGCTTGCAAATTGGGTGCTAGATTGGCCTACA
Encoded here:
- the serpind1 gene encoding heparin cofactor 2 encodes the protein MRFLLLILSVYLIPVPMFCGVKPLDEHFNPKATGEPLRPRTNLDSEDPDIESMQIQFHKDNTLTQDLLPEGEEEDDYLDFDRLLAEEDDDYIDEIDEIESAPEIDTELEPADPAAKRAKLLQLFHGKTRIQRLNTVNANFAFGLYRSIRNAVDHSDNILLAPVGISITLGMVSLGAKHETHQQLFHALGFADFVNASVKYDIMTVHNLFRRLTHRLFRHNFGYTLQAVNGLFVRQDTQILGNFTRNMKTYYFVEPQSANFSDPILISKINQRILKLTKGLIKEALKTIDPQTLIMILNCLYLKGTWETKFPTEKTYKGSFWLNEKETVKVPMMQTKGNFLAAADHELECDILQLPYVGNISMLIVVPRKFSGMRTVEKQLTSEVVVKWLNSMTNRTRKVMLPRFNLVKHYDLVPYLKTLGLTLSFGGEADFTGISTQENLGINLFKHQGSITVNEEGTTAASVTTVGFMPLSSQNEFAVKRPFLFLIYEHRTECLLYIGRVTNPQNN